The Vanessa atalanta chromosome 25, ilVanAtal1.2, whole genome shotgun sequence nucleotide sequence TGAATCGTGGGAATAGTTTTAACATTACTCGTTATTTCTCGATCTTAAATCATtaagttactttaattatatatctatacatcaAATCCGGAATCacgtaatcaaatatatatagatatattacgCAACAagcaataataacttttattcaaaatagacaAAAGGTTTATCTTaacaaaaaaacgaataaattatcTTGAACAGATTAAAATAAGAACACTGAATCCATCATGTATTTATCTTAAAGTCAATCGCGAATTCTAAATTTATGATTTGGATCGTgatttaagttttctttttgcTAAGTTGAATATGtctgaaacaattaaaattattttaagcgaaCTACTTACATTGTTAAATTACGACCTGCGATAAACATGTTCGTACATACCATTTGTATAAAACAGtgttattaattacattgtttttatattatggtattttttattggttgaatataaaacactaaaaatattaagttcatCAGGGTCAGGCCAAGTCATTTGTTACTTTCAATTGAATATTGATTGACGCATTGTATTAAAGATTTCGAAACCGGTAGCTATTTAGAAAAGTATAGGAAGTTTGAGGACACACCCGATTCTCTGAATCCGATGAGGCTAAGGACTTTCGATCACAGCGTATGGTTCCACTGAGTGAATTCAAAAACCCATTACGATGAACATTATGAGGACCCCATTGTTTCGGTTGAATGAACCGGCACAATATCTTACGAAATTTCCTAAAAAACTACCttagtataaatgtttattatgtcCAATATTATCTGATGCGGTCTCGCGTCCATTGTCTTTTTTGTTTTCCCCATGagcttatttttatatcgtgGCAGCCGTCAAATGAGATGATGTGAATTTACATTTGAGAAAATTAGATGTCCATAACGTCGGAATTGGTTTAAAATGTGTTGGATTTTTTTAACGCTTGATGGATTTCGTTTATGATTGTCTGggattttgttttaagttttcgAGTGTTTTAGATAATAACAGAattacgtgatttttttttttggtttatatttcattgtgtTGTTAATGTTTATTGCTGTTTTATTATGTGTAATAATGTACTATGTAGTTTTTGTCGATATTGTGCTGTATTTAATGCATCAAACGGAACGAACTTAATTTTTTGatcaaaaaaaagtataattagggtttaatttttattttgtggtttGAAACAAAGCTCCATTGTTCCAAAATCATATTTCTCCACCTATCATTCGAATCAAATCCACgaattaaaagcaataaatcCGCTTCACACACGTATCGACGtaacaataaacatttctaTGTAGTTTTCGCACAATCACTTACAAAATCGTGAGCTATTAACGCTCGAAACAAGAAACTTAAGAACAAGTGATCTCTCTCCCTCATTTATAATAACCTGCTCTCACTAGTCCCTCGTCTATTATTACAATCACGAGTATTCATGCACGTCTTATGTAACACACCAAATTATCAAACTGTATGTTAACATCCATTGTGTTGTGAAGACTAATCTACATAAGTATAGGTATTAATTCGTCTTTCAAAactgttttgtaaaaaatacgaaGAGATTTTATTACGACATGCCACGTCTGCCATAGGTTCAATTGTACTAGAACGAGTAATTCAAATTTTCAATGCAATAACTGTTACTGCAATGTATTTAGCTTGATGAGttcttaaatttacttttaaatacctAAGAAAATATAGTAACAATCTAGCAAGTTAGCACTGAAagtgtaaataaacaatacaatttcaCAGAAACCTTTTAACTCGTTATGCAATCAAAGATAGGAAACTTACGTCGAAGATATACTTCAATTCAAGATAACTTAACAGATGTATTAATACCAAcagataacattttttattaacggATAAAATCTACCGCCATTTTAAAAGAGTTGATTTACAAAAACACTTTTGTGATGTAATATATGTAGACGAGTCAACGATCACTCACAATGGCATAGCCCAGAGTGACTAGGAGAAAACATTGATTAATtaccataataatttatttgatactcCAAAACTTGATGTTGGGAGGGGCCGGTTTCACGAGCTAGTTTAAGTTCCTTTTGAACTAAAAATGTTCGCCGCTCAAGACGCAAACGCAAACGGCGGCGTTTTGAATGATAGTGACTtggatgttattaaatatttcctacACGATGAAAATACAACATTGTTCGTTTGAATATGATGCATGGAGGTGATTTGGCTGTTCCAAACAAAAGAATAAGTTTGGAGGAAAAGGAATGGTTGAATGTATCGCTTATTGTTGTTTTGGGTATTagcataatataagtattttttgtaacgaatacattttttttttttattgtttaggaCTGCTGTCAGCCTTGAATCATTTGGATCAAGCTCGAAAGAATTCTATGCAAACGACCGTGGATTACTCCAGATATGTTAAAAGGTAAAGATTTTATACCAGAAATCCTCtatgaaatgtttaataacaatGGAGAATTTGTTTGATATTATCATATCAGACAccgttgtattttttgtatttagaattGAATGTTCGTTACAGATATAGTTCAACGCTTGAATGCGGGTCATCCTATTGCAAGGACTTGGGCTATCGGGAGCATTTTCACTGCATGGACTGCACTGCCAGAGTGTTCTGTAAGAAGGAAGAAATGATTAGACATTTTAAGGTAggaatctttttattatttgtttatttttaaagataagtggtttttatttatgtattattctaGGACTGCATAATAATGAGAGATAGCTTGAAGTCTAGTTAAGGTGTAAAAAGCTTTCCACAGTTTTCCTTAATTAGTCTACATAGCAAGTACTCGATTCAATGAacctatttttattcaaataagtgGCGTTTATTCAGTTGTTACCTTTTCAAAGTAACTTCaaagtttttaaagttttataaattatataaataattaaattgttatgttattttaatttacagtgGCACAAAAAACGCGATGAATCTTTAGCACATGGTTTCATGCGATATTCACCACTTGATGACTGCTCGGAGCGGTTCAGCGATTGTCCACACAACCGGAGTCAGACTCACTACCACTGCATACAAGATGGCTGTGATAaggtatttataatagattattatacaatcattataaaaatcatcgatacaataataaacttattaaaaataccagaaggtttaatttctaatatctcttcgaaatatataaaacgaggAGGAATTAAAACTCTGTATTACGCCAAACTATGGTCtccgtaaatatttattaaagtccgcttaacataaacaattaaatttcagGTATATATATCCACATCAGATGTGCAAATGCACGCCAACTACCACCGTAAGGATTCCGCTATCCTGCAAGAAGGTTTCCAAAGGTTCAGAGCCACTGAGAGTTGTGCTGCTCCGCACTGTATCTTTGCTGGACAAAGGACCACCCATTTTCACTGCAGACGACCTGGCTGTACATATACCTTCAAAAACAAAGCTGATATGGGTAAGTGTATcattaaaaacgtatatattatattatgtaacctatattcataattaatcgaTTTCACGACAGCTATTGTTAAGGGCGTTATTTGCGAAGGTATTATAGTTACTAAATGTATGTTCAAGCACAAGTGCTTTCTCTAATTCTGCACACTTGCTAGCTGATGCTGAGCTTAGGCGAGGAATCAACGGCACTACGTCTGTTCTGAAGTACGGGAGCGTAAACATTACACACAAACATCCGGATTCCGGAAACGCTATCAGTCATCAAAAACCTAAAtgctaatttgaaaataaataaacagttttaacatatttttttatcttcttaTTATCTTTCaatctataaaattacattgaacTTTAACACTTTACAGAAAAACACAAAACTTATCATATCAAAGACGAGGCTCTCTCCAAAGATGGCTTCAAGAAGTATATGAAGAATGAGGCCTGTCCATACCGTGACTGCAGGTTCAGCAGGACCTGTAACCACATTCACTGCATTAGACCTCACTGCAACTATGTTTTGCACTCCAGCAGCCAGATTTTCACTCATAAGAGGAAACATGAGCGAAAAGAACAAGAAATGAATTTTGGGTATgtacactaaatatatttaataagtctaTGTATCTagattagaaaatttatttaaaattctggTCTCTAAATATTTTCGAATCTTGTCCAACAAGTATATAAGGAAATAAggtttaatagtaatattttcaaacatttattagAAGAacccattataaataattattaataactaaaacaattCAAATCCACAGCTTACCGACATCGATGATCCAAAGCGCATTAATGCAGCAAGGGGCAGACCTCAGCATGTACTCTCCTGGCGGAAATCTTCATGGCGATGACGATATGTCCAGTTCTATGATGGACGATTATCCGCAACAATTCGTAAGTTAcagtatacaataaattattatttattaatttaagttacaaaatttaatgcTCGATTTAATTAATGCTTCTCTTCTtaagttccatttttaaaagacCTCTTATTTCTTAGAACCAGGCCTTAGTGGATGAAGTGTCGCggaaatatatagaaacattcAACGGAGGGAAAGACGCAGAAGACAAATGCAGCAAATGTAGTGCCTTCAATAAGCACTACCATTGTTTGGCCGATGGCTGTAAATTAGCTCACAGGTaggtatttcaattataaaatcagGGAAAAATGCCGTCCAATATAAATCTGTATCTAGAAATTACAAACTTCTGGTCTAATCTGGAGTTCATATATTTTGCAGTTGCCATAGTACTATGGTGAAACATGTCATGGAACACGAGCAGCAGAACCAAGTGACGGATGCTTACTTTGTTACGTACACTCGTCACAACCCATGCTCTAACTCAGCATGCCAACACATTAGGGACATTACACACTATCATTGTACTTGGGTaagttattcttaaaaaatggTGACATTAATATCTAcactttctaaaaatatattttcaaattgctAAACTGTAATAAgtctaaataagttaaatatcatCAATTTGCAGGAAAATTGTGGAGCTGTTATACTGTCATCAGAAGATCAACCTTTTAGACGGCTGGAACATCATCGCCAGCACGCAATTTTAAGCCCAATGTCACCAAACTTAGCGGCCAGATTTGCACCAAACTTTACACCACAATTATCTGCCCAGCTACATCCAAACATGGCAGCACAGCTCGGACAAGTAACCAGTTTGCCAAATCTTCCGCCAAATTTAGCTCAGTTAGCCCAAATGGCACCAAACCTTTCGTCCCAATTGGCACCAAACTTACAAGCTCAATTGAACCTCGGCCCAAATCCCGGAATAGTACCACAACAGGTCAACCCATCCAGCTCATTAGATGAAATGTTTAGCAGGAAAAGAGGAAGACCTCCAAAGAATCGCGTTGTAGAAGTTTGGACTGataatgtaagtaaaatttacaCATTAAAGCTTAAAAAGcttaaattcaatattcaaaattaaattttaacgtgTGTTCATTTGTAGGTGACTCCACAAGCCATATTTACATCATTCAAACTACCGAAGAGCAATCAACTACCTCCAGTCATTCAATCGCCTGTAATAGCTACGATTGAAGAATTTCCCGTAAGTCTCATACAATATGTCAtacctaaaatataatcaaactaTCACATTCtaatgtttcattaatttttgcAGCGCATTAGATTCCAACATTTCGAAGTATTTACAACACCAGAATCATGTTCCCAATATTATCCTAATTGCCACTTGAGAGGTACAAGACTTCATCTTCACTGCTTCAACTGTAGCTTTACGGGAGAGAGCCACATGACCATGGAAACACACATGAGGGAATCCCATGCTGTTTCCCCACTCTTAGatggttttgattatttctcCTCATTTGACCAATGCGGTGGAAAAAGTTGTTTCAAAAACCAATTGAGGTCGCATTTCCATTGCATCCAAGGGAACAATTGCCCCGCAATTCTGACTCAATATTCAGCATTAGCTACACACAAACACGGCAGAGGAACTCCAGTCATTAAAAGTGAGACGGAACCCGAGAAATCTTTTGAGGAAGCCAAAGATTATTCTATCAAAGAAAGGGCTTCGGCTGATAGTATTGCCTCTATGAAAGAGCAAGCTGAATTATTCACTCCTACTAACTTCTCTATCAAGAGTGAATTTGAAAGGGAACAGGATAACGTTTCGGGTAAGGGTTTTTCCTTGTAAAAATGTCAAATtttgtactatatatattatttggaagAGTTCCAATAAATATCCAAGTTCTATTTTGGTTTAATCTTTAATCCGACTCTTAATTCCAGTAGTCAAAGCGACGGGAACATTTTACCCATCCTCTCATCTCCGAAGCAATACATCATCACCATCACCGAGGAGCATCTATGATGCATCGCCATCCAAAGAAATGAAACATAGAGATTTCGACCAGAAAAAATCTTACGAACCTCCCAAAATGTCTGGACCGACAATACCGCCATCTTGTCACGATCAAACTTGTCCTCTGAACAAAAATGCTGGTGGTATGAATTTGCACTACCACTGCCCGCATTGCAGTCAAGCTTATGTAGATCTGAAGCTACTGTTCAGTCATATGGTGAAGAAGCACAGCAACAACATGGAGCCTGCACCAGTAGGCTTGGCCGCTACTAAGGTAAGTTATGtaagttacaaaaattatatacatttataactatacatatatCCAACAATTTTAAgaattctaatattaataattttgtgtgTTGAAATTTTGCTTAATGCTTATAGGGTATGTGTTTTTTGCAGGAAACCTTAGAGAGAGAATATCCAGAGATATCCATATTACCATCAACTGCATCTTCATCGAATGCACAAGTGCCTTCACCGAGTCAAAGACCTCCGAACCCAGCAGAAcaggttattatattttttttgttgaatctaattaattaaaaacatgatcAATGTTAAAGCCAAATAGTCAATCATTACCAGTTTTGAAAATATGATCTTTCCAAAAATCTATAATAGCACTTTGTccaatttacttaattattatgttacttaGGTCCAAGCTGTTCAAAGCCTCCTCCTGCAGCAGTACCTGGCTGGCGGTCGCAAGGGAAGCCTTCAGGAGCAGTTAAAGATGCAGCAGCAGTACACAGCCTCGCTCGCTGGTCTGCCAGGACTCGCTCAAGTTGCACTGTTCTCTCAGGGGTGAGTACCTTATAATACTtagattatttacttatatatacataatcattttataaatagtacataTATCAACGTGCCACGATATAAATTAACCCTAATAATGTTTTTTCTAGTGGCTCCGCCTTCCCGTTGTACCCAACGATGCTTTACCCACCAGAACTACTCCTCGAACAGAGTCTCCTCCAGACACACGGTCTACCACCAGGTCTGGACAAGGAAGCTGAACTTATTGCTAAGACGTGAGTTGAactatttttttgcaattttgtCATTTTCAATTATCTACTGCAGTAATTTTGTAATCGATCAGCTTTGTAATGTAtctaaaaaaaacctttttctaatatttccatatttttaGTCGTCTTCGATCCACttgaactataatttaaatgaattatttaaatgtaatacacAAATCATCTAACATGATCTTTATTTGATGTTAGCAGACGAACACACACACCACGAGGCCCGCACATGAGGGTTCTAAAAGACGAACCCATCCCAGAAGGCTATTTGCGGTTCCGTTTCAACGAAGACTGCGCTTACCAACAATGTGGATATAGGTGAGAATTATAGACTATAATATAACAGTCACTGAAACATCTTTGCTTAACATCCTTCTATaattatctgtctgtctgtgacTCTTTCGCGACCAATCCACtgaattgaatttgatgaattttggtatgaagtTAGCTTGAACCCCATGAAGGAAATGGCTaatttatgcctaacacctgaatACCAACCCCTGAAACGTAAACGAAGTCGCGGGGACAACTAGAATAAATTGATTCTAAAGAATAACTACTTTCTTGCCGGTCTTTCTCTGTTCAAACTACATTTGCAACGGGCGTCAGTTcaacattgatttaatttaagagCATTATTCTtaagcataaatatata carries:
- the LOC125073681 gene encoding zinc finger protein castor homolog 1-like isoform X4 encodes the protein MTTAMAAHQESIHERLQAGPEEPLYLHHDSTWNTENSDHQEEHSTDMSPYYNMPKRNKRKNFKPRCAPNATTFSDDSNGANCETGSVNGNDRTTPEQVEDERDGASYAKIGVKNFSLLKGGAVDLSRRLSTDSNENIETNYQNSLSDEKKVDSFQRSYIHSLQMNRDADKDRTILNFSNLQNKTFCAKNPFAISQLIKTNSPPRRRESDSDDEIKGQNINVNERLENQDAVENEGQQNGDASNASNRILRDYAMNTMKELLGIYGLSSNEVADAISGQIRALEALQGKPFTQLPLSLKRRHDSGDGTDRSFRRSSSATEDEGSTNITPPKTPDNDIEVQRQRALQIINQQSMRLFRSQNQEEEGSSDDGDQTLDLSVSRDTDGQEQSTTSSAGNSVSEFEQQSILMRKNLEDLANLQMNFFQKQSMMDGDDSQERKLQASGLLSALNHLDQARKNSMQTTVDYSRYVKRYSSTLECGSSYCKDLGYREHFHCMDCTARVFCKKEEMIRHFKWHKKRDESLAHGFMRYSPLDDCSERFSDCPHNRSQTHYHCIQDGCDKVYISTSDVQMHANYHRKDSAILQEGFQRFRATESCAAPHCIFAGQRTTHFHCRRPGCTYTFKNKADMEKHKTYHIKDEALSKDGFKKYMKNEACPYRDCRFSRTCNHIHCIRPHCNYVLHSSSQIFTHKRKHERKEQEMNFGLPTSMIQSALMQQGADLSMYSPGGNLHGDDDMSSSMMDDYPQQFNQALVDEVSRKYIETFNGGKDAEDKCSKCSAFNKHYHCLADGCKLAHSCHSTMVKHVMEHEQQNQVTDAYFVTYTRHNPCSNSACQHIRDITHYHCTWENCGAVILSSEDQPFRRLEHHRQHAILSPMSPNLAARFAPNFTPQLSAQLHPNMAAQLGQVTSLPNLPPNLAQLAQMAPNLSSQLAPNLQAQLNLGPNPGIVPQQVNPSSSLDEMFSRKRGRPPKNRVVEVWTDNVTPQAIFTSFKLPKSNQLPPVIQSPVIATIEEFPRIRFQHFEVFTTPESCSQYYPNCHLRGTRLHLHCFNCSFTGESHMTMETHMRESHAVSPLLDGFDYFSSFDQCGGKSCFKNQLRSHFHCIQGNNCPAILTQYSALATHKHGRGTPVIKSETEPEKSFEEAKDYSIKERASADSIASMKEQAELFTPTNFSIKSEFEREQDNVSVVKATGTFYPSSHLRSNTSSPSPRSIYDASPSKEMKHRDFDQKKSYEPPKMSGPTIPPSCHDQTCPLNKNAGGMNLHYHCPHCSQAYVDLKLLFSHMVKKHSNNMEPAPVGLAATKVSYETLEREYPEISILPSTASSSNAQVPSPSQRPPNPAEQVQAVQSLLLQQYLAGGRKGSLQEQLKMQQQYTASLAGLPGLAQVALFSQGGSAFPLYPTMLYPPELLLEQSLLQTHGLPPGLDKEAELIAKTRRTHTPRGPHMRVLKDEPIPEGYLRFRFNEDCAYQQCGYREHQTHFHCTRKDCGYSFCDKTRFVQHTARHERLDTLMGGDFQQYRANVYCQRPECPHASTFGTGQNKASHFHCLKCDFVCTDTNKVVAHRRQHQKLDSIQAAGFEKFSPGKGCGYEPQCIHSKKQTHYHCLQCGFAVLGLSQMTSHKYKHQEANLGPSTSATN
- the LOC125073681 gene encoding uncharacterized protein LOC125073681 isoform X3: MTTAMAAHQESIHERLQAGPEEPLYLHHDSTWNTENSDHQEEHSTDMSPYYNMPKRNKRKNFKPRCAPNATTFSDDSNGANCETGSVNGNDRTTPEQVEDERDGASYAKIGVKNFSLLKGGAVDLSRRLSTDSNENIETNYQNSLSDEKKVDSFQRSYIHSLQMNRDADKDRTILNFSNLQNKTFCAKNPFAISQLIKTNSPPRRRESDSDDEIKGQNINVNERLENQDAVENEGQQNGDASNASNRILRDYAMNTMKELLGIYGLSSNEVADAISGQIRALEALQGKPFTQLPLSLKRRHDSGDGTDRSFRRSSSATEDEGSTNITPPKTPDNDIEVQRQRALQIINQQSMRLFRSQNQEEEGSSDDGDQTLDLSVSRDTDGQEQSTTSSAGNSVSEFEQQSILMRKNLEDLANLQMNFFQKQSMMDGDDSQERKLQASGLLSALNHLDQARKNSMQTTVDYSRYVKRYSSTLECGSSYCKDLGYREHFHCMDCTARVFCKKEEMIRHFKWHKKRDESLAHGFMRYSPLDDCSERFSDCPHNRSQTHYHCIQDGCDKVYISTSDVQMHANYHRKDSAILQEGFQRFRATESCAAPHCIFAGQRTTHFHCRRPGCTYTFKNKADMEKHKTYHIKDEALSKDGFKKYMKNEACPYRDCRFSRTCNHIHCIRPHCNYVLHSSSQIFTHKRKHERKEQEMNFGLPTSMIQSALMQQGADLSMYSPGGNLHGDDDMSSSMMDDYPQQFNQALVDEVSRKYIETFNGGKDAEDKCSKCSAFNKHYHCLADGCKLAHSCHSTMVKHVMEHEQQNQVTDAYFVTYTRHNPCSNSACQHIRDITHYHCTWENCGAVILSSEDQPFRRLEHHRQHAILSPMSPNLAARFAPNFTPQLSAQLHPNMAAQLGQVTSLPNLPPNLAQLAQMAPNLSSQLAPNLQAQLNLGPNPGIVPQQVNPSSSLDEMFSRKRGRPPKNRVVEVWTDNVTPQAIFTSFKLPKSNQLPPVIQSPVIATIEEFPRIRFQHFEVFTTPESCSQYYPNCHLRGTRLHLHCFNCSFTGESHMTMETHMRESHAVSPLLDGFDYFSSFDQCGGKSCFKNQLRSHFHCIQGNNCPAILTQYSALATHKHGRGTPVIKSETEPEKSFEEAKDYSIKERASADSIASMKEQAELFTPTNFSIKSEFEREQDNVSVVKATGTFYPSSHLRSNTSSPSPRSIYDASPSKEMKHRDFDQKKSYEPPKMSGPTIPPSCHDQTCPLNKNAGGMNLHYHCPHCSQAYVDLKLLFSHMVKKHSNNMEPAPVGLAATKVSYETLEREYPEISILPSTASSSNAQVPSPSQRPPNPAEQVQAVQSLLLQQYLAGGRKGSLQEQLKMQQQYTASLAGLPGLAQVALFSQGGSAFPLYPTMLYPPELLLEQSLLQTHGLPPGLDKEAELIAKTRTHTPRGPHMRVLKDEPIPEGYLRFRFNEDCAYQQCGYREHQTHFHCTRKDCGYSFCDKTRFVQHTARHERLDTLMGGDFQQYRANVYCQRPECPHASTFGKHCTGQNKASHFHCLKCDFVCTDTNKVVAHRRQHQKLDSIQAAGFEKFSPGKGCGYEPQCIHSKKQTHYHCLQCGFAVLGLSQMTSHKYKHQEANLGPSTSATN